The Antennarius striatus isolate MH-2024 chromosome 8, ASM4005453v1, whole genome shotgun sequence nucleotide sequence TGGGATGAAAACTAGGAGTCCTCATTCCATTGTGACAGGTAGGCTGACCCAGTCAGAGTCTAGCGAAAGCTACTTATATctagaaaaacaagaaagaaaaaatccaaacatgGCCAAAAAAACCTTGTCTTTTTCTGAAGAGCTGAACTGACGGGATTCAGCTTGAGAATTTGTTGTGATCTCATGCCAAGATGTGTTACTGTGTCATATGGGAGACTTATCATAAATGAAATTTGCATGCTTCCTGGGTCCTCAGGTTGTGTGATGCACACAGATTGAAATATCACAATATCCACTACACCTTCAGTTACCTTATTTGTGCATCACTTGTACAGTACATAATGTATTTACTCTGTCATAACACCCCAGGCATGATGTGGTTGCGTCAGTTCTCTGACACAGACATGAACCTGAGGCACACTTGTGAGCAAGGGGATCGTTTGCCAGGATACGGATGgctgatgcatgatgggatgaCCTTTGGCGTGCAGGAAATTCGAGATCATGATTTCACACTGACCACAGAGTTTGTCAAGAGGATGGGAGGGGATCACGGAGGAGACTGGACCTGGAGGATCACTGCCAAACAGCATGTTAGTACGGATTATTCATTCACCTGTATGTTGACGTTCcctaaaatgtttgtgttttgtgaaaaaaaatattttaaatttcctAAGTAATTTTAGTCATTGCTCATGTTTAATGATCGCCCACCAGAGTTCTGCCCCTCAACCGCCAGTCATCTCCCTGATGTTTTACgcagcagcagacacacaggGTTCACTAGAGGCTCACGTCGAGGAGAGAAACCGCCTCGCATCCATCGCCGGCTTCTCAGAGGAGCTTGGAAACTTTAAAATCTCCTTCAGAAAGCCAGCTGCAGGGGAATTATCCAACGCTAAATATGCCAGGTAAAATGCATGATGGAAGGACTGTTTGTAAATCAGTAGAAGGTCTTCACAGACAATGCTGCTGGAGGGAACAACCCGTAGAACGACTGCCAGTAGACAGTTTAATCAGAAGAGATTCAGAAAGTAAAATGACCAGTTAGGACCTGAAGCTATCCGTTGACCCAAGAATTTTACCAAATATTTTTTGGTTTGGGCAATAGAGATGTTTTCAGTTAAACCTACCAAAGGTGAGGAGATGTgacaccactaggtggcagcaaAAGCagaattttctttgtttcattaatccaaaattaaaatggaattttttttcttttatttcattctatgtggttggttttttttttaataactggaTGTGAATGGAATAGAGGTATTGTTTGAAAAGCCAAACGAAAGCAAATCCTTTCCATAAGggctttagatttttttctgaaatggcACAGCTGTCATTTAATCAGGGAAGGTGTTAATCTGCCTTCAGAAAGAACTGTcattgcagtattttttttattatttttttttttacaaaattgaGTGGATTAGGACTGCTAGTATCAGTCAATACAGAGCAGCAGCATTTTAACACTTTCATGAGGAACAGAGAAGATaagcaaagaaaaatacaaaggtTATGATATCCAATGGGAGAAATGATAGAGCTGGGTGATAACACTTCACAGACATAGTTACTGcaatatgataaaaaaaatttaatcagtTGCTGGCTATAAAGTGCTTTTcagttggatttttaaaaaaaaaattttgttcaaAGATTTTGAAAAGACTAggtaatgaaaaatatgttctgttttttgtgttttcagttacAACTATCTTCAGACTGTCTCTCCTGGCTTCGAGAAGCTGACTGACATTGTGAAGCACAGTCTGAACCGTAGGTTCGTCTACAGCCCTCCGTCTGGTGAGAAGAGACATTACATAGCTGTCGACACCTACAAGCCCCCTCATCATCCGAACCAACAGAAAAAAGCTGACACGAGGAAGGAGAGCGACTTCCTGGTTCACCAGGTGACCGTCCAGATGCCGTTCCAGATTGAAGTTCTGTTTGAGTCTGGGAGCTTCCACAACCGTCCCAACCAACTTGTGGGGTCTGTCATGACGGAGGAATTACAGAGAAGGAAAGACGACTTTAATGCAAAGTTTGAGAAAACTTTTGGCCTCGAGCGCAAAGGCTTTAGCCCGGGACAAATTAAGTTTGGGAAGGCAGCGCTCAGCAACATGTTGGGTGGAATGGGCTACTTCTACGGCCAGTCGGTGGTACAGTCGGCCTACAATGAATACCCGCTCTTATACCCTGCTGGGCCTCTATTTACTGCTGTACCATCACGCTCTTTCTTCCCCAGAGGATTCCTGTGGGATGAGGGCTTtcaccagctgctgctgagtAAATGGGATCCCCAAGTGTCAAGAGAAGCTATTGCACACTGGATAGATCTGATCAACGTGGAGGGCTGGATCCCCCGTGAGCAGATCCTGGGAGACGAATCTCGCAGTAAAGTCCCAGCTGAGTTTGTAGTTCAGCGTAACGAGAATGCCAATCCACCCACTCTGTTTTTAGCCCTTCAGGAACTTCTTGAACAGCTCTCCTTAAATCCAGAGAAGGTGGAATCTCAACCCACCTTGCCTTTCCTCCGCCGACTCTTCCCCAGACTGAAAACCTGGTTTGAATGGTACAATAACACGCAGGCGGGGCCCCAACCAAACTCTTACCGCTGGCGTGGACGTGACAAGGACACTAATCTCTTCCTCAATCCTAAAACCTTGACCTCTGGATTGGATGACTACCCCCGAGCCTCACACCCGTCAGCAGATGAACGTCACGTAGATTTACACTGCTGGATGGCCTTGTCCTCAGGCATCATGGCAAGCGTAGCACGGCTTTTAGGCGAGCCCCATCAGCAGTACGAACTCTCCCATCGCTTACTCAGTGACAACAACCTGCTGAATGAGCTCCACTGGTCAGAACAGCTTCACGCTTTCAGCGACTATGGGAACCACACTCATGCCGTCTCCCTGCAACGTGAGAAGGTGTACGTGCCCCCCGGACAACCTCGTCATCAGTTTCCCGTGACGCGTCTAGTGCGCTCAGTACGCCGGGCTCCCAAGCTGCAGTATGTCAATGCTTTTGGTTATGTTAGTTTGTTCCCTTTCTTACTGCACATCCTTAAACCGGACTCGCCCCAACTAGAATATATTCTCCGTGACATGAGAGATTCCAATAAGCTGTGGACACCCTACGGCCTTCGCTCACTATCCAAAGCTGATCCGATGTACATGGAGCGGAACACGGAACACGATCCCCCCTACTGGAGGGGACCCATATGGATTAACATCAACTACTTGGCAGTCAGAGCCCTGCATCACTATAGCATCACAGAAGGGCCGTACCAAGAGAAGGCCGCTGCTCTTTATGAAGAACTCAGGACTAATGTTATCAATAATGTTTACGGACAACATGTTGAAACGGGTTACATCTGGGAACAGTACAGTGACACCACTGGCAAAGGTCAAGGGAGCCACCCCTTCACCGGCTGGTCAGCGCTGACGGTGTTGATGATGGCTGAACAGTACTGAGCTCATCTCATGCAATGTGAGATAATGGCCTTTATTTGTCTGGATGCAAcgaaaaacaacacaatcaggggttaaaatgttttctttttggtaaATTATTCAACTTAAACGATAAAattaagctaaaaaaaacaaaaacaggcatTTCAATCACATTGTGATTGACGTTGCAGGTTTCACCtgtgtttcagtttgtgtttcGCCTTAGACGATAAAAGTTATCGTAAATAGTGGATGGAGAACAGTGAATAGTGGATGGAGATGGGCGTGGCCAAAACCCACTCTTTTGTCTATTTTACTCTAAATTAGAcccaaattaaaagaaatggtCATCATGAAACTAGGTCTTGGACTCTAATTTTTTTGGGATATTGAAACTTAATGAATGATGTAATGAATCAAGTGAGAGATCAGGTCATGTTCTCATAGGGTCTTTTAGACATGCAGCTTCCCACTGTAGTGTTTTAATATGCAAGATCAGGGAAAGTTACGACAGTCTTATTCTTTGTGGGTCCGTTGTGTAGCACTTTGTGACATCTAGCATTGTACCCGCAATTTGCAGACACCCGAACAACCCTTGTCTCTCCCTCCTGTAGGGTCACTGATGAAGATGTGAAAGGCCTTCCACAGCCAGAGCTTGAATTGTCCAGTTTGGGCCTCGGTTACAAACATGAGGACCTTTTCTATCCATAAATTTAAACAGAATTGTTGTGTATCTGCTTAAAGGTAGCAGATATACAACAATTCTAAAGGGAATTCCACTCCAGTGGAATTCAGCatactgtttttcatttgtcctAGTAGATCTTGTGAAATCCAACACAATTGtctcagttacacacacacacacacacacacacacacacacacacacacacacacacacacacacacacacacacacacacacaccacacatgaCTTTCCTACAAACTAACCCACATCTCATATGTGAACATCTCTAACAATATATTTCAGTGTCTGTCTGAGAAAATCAGTGTATGAATGCGTCACTTGTTAATTTTCTCTACAAGTGAGAGCCATTATTCTGTATTGTGCCATTTCTTCTGAATCATGCTGTACatcctcaattttttttaacatcatgtgattttgatatttaattatttgctcaatctttcaaaaaaaaaaaaaggtcttcatAGTCCTCTAAATTTATAATTACTGCTTCTGAAAGCAGGCATTTTTGTAAACAGCTTTTGACTTACAGGGAAAACAACACTGACTGTGATGTTGGTTTTGTTAAGAACAATAAATGggttaaataaaattatgcaatactgtgtgtctttatgtgtgtgtgttatttttaagcTGGAATGTAATAGAAATACCAGCCTTCTGTTTATTGTTACTCTATTGTGGAAGCATGGCTAAAAGAAATGAATCTCTCTCAGTTCTAGCAGTCCCATCTAGCCAGGCAGGAGTTTTAATATAGTATATAGCTTTAacacaagatttatttattagtgTTTTTGCTCACAGCTAAAAAgaacgaacaaaaaaaaccatcttcagctgtgaaaataaatgacttttacATGTAAAACTACTAAAGCTCTAATTTTTTCAAAGCTCTCATGTTCAGTGCAAATGTCAGTAAATCTTTGTCAGTCAAGACGTACTGTGACCTTAAGTAGAGCAGCCCTGTCCTCTTTTGTCAGATGGCACATTTGAAAGCCTCCAGCTGACGTCAATCTGCCTTTTTTGCATGGTTTCCATGGAGCACAGTTGCTGTGAGGGCTAGGTGCTTAATTAGCTAAAATCAAAAGGCATGAACAGCACATAGATGGCAAATTCCTTTTACTCCTTGACATGTACTGAAATGCATTCATTACCAGGGCATGCAGTAGCAATGTTCTTATTAATACTTTGACCTGAAATATATAACACTGGGAGAGAGAGCAATGCTTCTGGCTCTCGGTCTGTGTGTATGACCACTGGCTTCCAACCTTCAGACTGCTATGAATCCACTGAATGGGCTCGATGTGCAGTTGTATAGTTGAAGGCGTAGCATGGTGCATTAAGGttgcatgtttaaaaataacCATCAGTCATCAGAGCAGCAGATTGGCTGTGAAGCTACAGATTGGTAGCTTCAGCACATTTACTGGTGGAAGCGTGTCCATCAATTTCTCTACTTATGAAGAATTTTGACACTGTAAATGCTCAGCAACACGAACACTGAATTTCtttcaagaaaaaacaactgtAATGCTcaacttttaatattttctctAATTTGAAACATGTATGATGCATCAATATGCTATGATTGCTTTCAGCATGTTTTTCATAAGACACAAGCTCATCATCTGACTCTTTTGCATTGTTAACGCAAAGCGTGCTCTCGAGGGATTCGGACACAGATGAGCCGTATCCAGTAACTTTCACTGTGAACGGTGGAAATGGATTGAACATCCCATCGATGTAACCAGTTGAAAATGCATGTATTTCTTTGAAGAGCGAGGACAATCTCTGTAGCTGAAGCACTCGCTGTGCAATCCATTCCCCTCACCCAAAGACCCTTTTGTCCACAGTGAGTTAGGATAATAGCCAAACAGCATCAGAGCTAACTAATGTGACTGCATAATAAACAGATGAGTCAGGGAGTCTTCCTTCTCCACACATCCCTGCATTATCAGACCTTCCATGTAGTGACTACATAGCGCTTCTTGTGAATCCATCAAcagattaataataaaaaaagttgtCTAATAGTAGTTAGAAATACCTCACTCCTGTATTGACTGTAATTACTGAGAGCTCGCTGCTAGAGGGAGCTAATTAATCAGGCATTTATGAGTGGAAAAGAGACTTTTTGACTACAGCTTAGCTATCACTTTACTTACAATAGAGAGGTACTTAGAATTAAAGCAGTATAATGGATAATTATGCTAATGACTCAATTTGGATTTAAGATAAGTTGGCAGGTTGTATTTCTCAAATGATCAATGCTTTTGTGTAACAGCGGCTCTTACACAggtttctgtgtgtatgtgggcTTGTATGTTCGCAGCTTCTCACCAGGGATGTTAGATGTTTTGTCCAAAGGCCGTATGatcatttgtgtgtctgtgtgagtgggTACCGTGACTTTTGCCacccatacaaataaataaggCTTTTTTTGTATGCTGATTATGAATTTCTTCTCCTTGTAACGTATGAATTCGGCCCTAGAGCCTTGTGGCTGTGATCTCATTAAATAATTCGTTTTCATGATCTTATGTGAATCTGGTTTGTGGAAACTTTTACATCAGTGCCCTCCCAGGATTGCGCAACAGCGTGTGTTCACGCTCACATCAAATGCCTtcttttgtctatttatttCAGTATCCATCTGTATCACTGTCCACACTGACCTAATTGCTGTTTATTCTTAATGTATGCCTACAAACTACCCTTCAgcatctccatctctctgtACCCTGTCTTTGCCCCCAGAAGCTTACTGTTGTGCACCAAACTTGGCTCAGCCAACATAGGTCTATGTACGTTATGTAAGGTCCACTAAAAATAGGTTCACCCGGGATCTTTTGTCTTTACCTGATTCGCTCTTTGCccatcagtttttatttctggagagagCTGTGGAAGCCAGTGCAATGTAGAGCTGGCCGTTTCCATAGTTACTTTTGTTAGCTGCAAGCTCTTAACATTCTTCATCTGTTTCCTCACATGTCTGCTGTTAGCTATTTGTTTGAGTCTGTTTGCATTGCATGCTCCTGTAATGACTGTATGTATATTGATAAAGCATCGTGGAAACAACGCTTTCTAATTATtcacattaatattttcatATGTGCTGTGGTGGCAGTAGATTCAGAGAAAGAGCAACAAATAGAAAACAGTGTGGGTGCATATGAGTCAGAGACAAGAATATGTAGACATATTACTTCTGTTTTTCCAGAGTACATGCAATTAGTCCCATGTTGCATGATAATGATTTTGTGTAGTGCATGCTATTGAGCATCAGTCTAAGGGGTTACTGCATCTGCTAAAGCTGACGGAGCTCAATTTTTTTACTATCCTGGCGAGAAGTTTGAGGCTAACATTGTTTAGCCAGTTAGGAATTTGTTGCAATtctaaatgtgacaaaataaacTCTTCTACTGTATAGATTTCTCTTGAAAATGTCTAGGCAGTTAGGTAACAATAGGTACAGCAGCTGGATCAGTCCCAAAAATTAGACTGCTAAAGCGCTGCAAGCATGGATCCAGGAGAGAAGAGGGCAAAGTGGAATCCATGCGAGTGCAGTGCGTGTGGAGGAGTCTGGGGGCACGGTTTAAGAAACACTGGGCCATTCCGCAATCATGATTGGAGAGCTGCACAGGATTCTCAACCATCCCCGGTGTAGAGCTAAAGAGTACAGGCGGCTGGGGACCAAAGTGGGCGAGTGCTAAAGTATTTTTGGATCACACGGGAAACCTGCCacaccaacagcagcagcagcattggGGCCTGGTACCGGGCTTCCCTAGCCCACTCCCACTCtcagaggaagagcaggagagAAATGTTCCTTCAAAAGAAGAACCACGCTTCCGCTGCACTTATTTCTCTTATTTGTGCTATTTTTCCTTCAATTGCCCAGTGTTTGAATGATGATGTAGTATATATAACTATGCAGAGCCCAACAtgacagagagagtgaggggAAGAGAAAATAACGAACTTGGCAGCTGAGGCGAGTATCTTGTATTTATAGAAAATCGTGTTTCCGGCAGAGGTTTCTGTGCTTTTAGCACTCTCAATCCATTTTTGCGCTGTCTTACAGGCCCTATTATATGCAGGTTTAGATTGAAGATGTTCCCTCATCTACTGCCTTGGGGGGAGATTTGAATGTGATACATGTCAGAATGTGATTTGGGGGAGGCAGATGGATTTGTGGGCTTTCACTGAATTTTGTAGAATTGCTCCAAAAAATCTGCTTTGTATCcactaacttaaaaaaaaaaaaaaaaaaaaagagcattagTTAAAAGTACAGCGCAGAACTTGAGGCTGAATTGATAAGTGTGTACTGTATGATATATCCAGATTCCCTTTATATGAATGCAGGAAAAGCTGGAGCCTACctaatctttttaaaatataaatttctcATTTTGTTGCATTGACTTATGCAGCATCTCCTGCATAACCACTCCAGATCACGCAGATTTGAAGGTTttcgtgtttgtttttttctttatcttttctttcaAATCATAATGGCAGCCTCTGCATCTCAGTGGATTTTCTGTTATGGATCAGGTTCTTCTACTATTTACTCTCAAACAGTGTGGGTTGCATAGTTGGTTGACAGAATGCCAAGGCATTGAGACTTTGAGGAGCTGCTGTACATCGAGTGAAATAAATCTCATTTCGCAGTCAAAATTTTTACTGCTTACTGATTGAACTATCAAGTAGTGACATTAATATGATGTCAGAAAGTTAGTCACTATTCCATTCGTGTTCTTCTATCAGATCCacagatgaacaaaaaaaaagattaataaattTTGCTCACCCTGggattaatatttgtattttaattacaGCAATATTAAAAAGAACAATTGATAACACTCCGGGTCATTAGCTGAAACTCTATGACAGCAGTCAAGCTATGATTTGGTTGTGATCGTGTCACTGAAAAGCGATACTACAGATGACAAAATATAGAACAGACATTAATGCCCACTGTATCCTTCAACTTGCAGGCAGCGTTCTCAGAGGGCAGCCACTCCTCACTGCCTCTTCAACTCTATCGGGCTCCCACCTGCAAGCAAAACTCCCACACCCTGTCCAGAAGAGGACTTGAAAATAACACAACCTGGGGggttacatatactgtataaacacaagtattacacacacaaataatttccTGGAGTGCCATGCTTTTGCCTCAATTAACACTGCAATGGAAGGCATCCACATCTCACTCAGTCATTCAAGCTGCAGAAATATAACCAACAATTTGACCAGAAAGCATTCAGTTTAACAATATAAATGCATGTCTGTAGCTCCAAGAATACCAGTATTTTGTTGCATGTGGTGACTAAACTACTGTACTTTGCAAAATAAAGGATTTTATGTAAGATGAGTTGTGTTTTTAGCCGTAGATACATTTTTAGCTTGCTTGATGTCAGGCTGTTGGTTGGGCACCACCTCGATCCAAACTggaatatattttctgtgagATTAAATTCACAAATTAATGGTATTATGCGGACAATGGATTCTAAGATTGTCATGAATATTCTATGTTTGGTACTACTCATATATTCCTGTTTCCCGAGGAGTCCTGATGAATGTGATGatcccttttcttttcctctagTTCCAATGGCAGGTCAAAGGTGAAAGAAGAACCTGTGCTATAAACTGCTAAGCGATAGTCAGGGgctcaaacataaaaacaaacaaacagatcacTGCTTTCAAGTTCTGTATTCAAACCATGCACGAAATATATAAGGGTGATTTTGACAAATAACGCAGGGTCATAACACAAAATATTGTAGCGTTATCATATCGATTCACTAaagaaatgtttccttttcttcttatAGTCGGCATTTTGAACCTCTTCTAAAGTCAATATCCTTGTAAAGCCATAGCAGAAATTTTGCATTCTATATTCTTTCTCAATCTACCACACCATTCcctgagaaacagaaaaatcttCCTCCAGATGTATGGAGCTACCCCTCCGCTGTAATGTCAGTAGGTGCTAATAGTACACAAATCCATTACTAAGTCCCTGCGCTTTGGCATTTTATGGAGGAGAGAGGTTAGCCACACTACATTTTTCATAACAGCATTCCGTGATTTGAACTCTGTGTGATCAGATTGGTTGAAATAGACTCTGGATTACTTGGAGGCAGTTCCTCAAAGCTTAACATCTCTGTGCCTCGAATTAGAGTGCACATCTGAGGTGAAAACGATTTGCTCCAGAGAATGTCACTGCTGGAATGAAAGAGCTTATATGTTATTATCATACACTACCTTAAAAAGATGACAGGGTAGCGACTCGGAGATCCTTTGATACATTTTCCATCACTCAGCACTGAAGCAGATAATACAAATTTTGAGTAGCCTCGTATAAACAGGCTGTTTATTATGTCTGATAAACTCTTAAAATTACTGATGCGGtagtatcaatcaatcaatcaatcaatcaatcaatcaatctacagtatctatctatctatctatctatctatctatctatctatctatctatctatctatctatctatctatctatctatctatctatctatctatctatctatctatctatctatctatctatctatccattcttccatccatccatccatccatccatccagaacAGTTCAGATAGCTATCCTGGAATAAAAACTTCAATATTCTGCTCTAGATGTCTGAGGGAATGAGGTAGAAAGTAGTAAATAGGTTTGGAAtctaaacaaataataaatatagcCCCCCCAGTCACTCTTCACCACTGGGAACAACTGATTTAAAGGAGGAGGATAGCAAACCTCACCTACTTCCCATTCTGTTTCAAGAATCGTAGCGTGGAATTATTGAAAACGTACCCTATTAGACGTAAACTAGGATTTCCCATAGTCCTCTTGGGGTatgattgcatttattttatgcaAGCGAATGCCATTCATGCTGTTGTAGAACCACATGAGCCCCTGAGTGCGATGTGAAAAGAGTTTTTGTGCTGTCAGTTCACGTGTGATTAAACGGCTGAATGCTTCACCGCCGCTATCCCTGGTGCTGAACCTGCAGCCGGTGGCAGAGGTCTGCTGCATACTGCACCGTCCTGTGAAAGAGTATTGACTTTTTGTAATAGGAAGTGTGACCACAGAGTGCACCCACCAACAGATGAGAAACagaagggagaaaaaaatgctTTGGGGTTGAAATGTCATGTGAACAGTTGGATTCAACCACTGAACACCTCAGGGGTGTTATCGACTCTCTGCCATGCTTTTAAAGGCCAAGGGTGCGTTTAGGGCCGGGCTTCGCTGTTGTTCACTCTGATGGTTTAAGTCACCACAATTTCCAGGAGGCACATGAGAAGGGGGTAAATCTGTGAAGGTAAATCCAAGAGGTGAATTGTGAGGACGAGTTATTCAGTTGAACGTCTGGGGCGTGCAGGCTGGCATAAAAACCCATTCAGCTGGATTGCAGATCAGTCCTAAATTCATCTCTAAAGTTAACTCAGGTTAATACtgatttgctgttgttgtttttatttgtcatgtaTCATTAATcaaatttctttgttttcttataACTTGATTACTTTTGTCATAGTACTTAAACTTACGTGGACTCCACTCTCATTTTCCAGTACAGAATCTCACCAAATAAGACAATCACTCTAAATTATCACCGTCAACTTAAAAAAGACGTTATATTTGGACTTACAATTTGACATCCGAGAATTTGCAGGTTTCATCCTCTCTTAAAATATGTCATGAAcccatattttgttttcatggctTATGTCAAATAAACCAAGattcagatttaaatgttttcgaACATACTCTGTAAGTTTTTTGTTGCTATTCACAGAAAATGTATGACACTGAGTGATGGTTATCTTTATTAGTTATTtaaaacatctcattttcacagcGTGGTATTTTAAAATTTCTATCCATGACTCATGACTTTATCTCTTCATATTTATTGAATAGGTGGCTGGAATGTTCCTCCTGTCAGTGATAAAAGCCACATCTCTACTGGTTTTTTCCTCGCTTCACATACCATGAGAGGATCACTGGGAGGCAGGCTTCATGTAATCCCCCCCCCTTCGACTCCCCAGCTTTATCTTCCTTCTAATTGAACTGATAAATCGATATCGGAGAGACAAATTctatcattaaaacatttttacccGACACTGATCGCCACTTGTTGCAACGTCAGACTCCATCGCTCCGGTATGGGAAGAGGGAGGTTTAGAGGcttctgctgctggtggtggtgatggtggtggttggtggtggtggtggtgggggggactcCGTCACATCCTCTGTCCATATATGGGCATGAAGTTTACACGCAGCGGGGAATCCTCTCACTGGAGCTGATGAATGGGGAGGAGGGCCGGGGGAGCTGCCAAAGTGTATATAAGGACGGAGAGGGGAAGTCGCTGATGTGAAATCCACAGCAAGCAAATACCAACCAAGGAGCAGAGACGAAAAGGAATACCTttaattgcctttttttttttacaccttttttttttaaattatcacaCACTCTGGATCATTTGTTGAAAATACATCAAAAGAAGGGTTGAAAGATAACAATCATCAGAATAATTTTCTTCTACATTTCCCCTTTTGCCACTTTCTCGGGAGAGACGGACTTCTAATTGTATCATTATGTTGAACAATATGGATTTGAATGCGAAAGATTCTTTTTACCCCCAGTTTGATAATTGCAACAGTTCTTCCCTGGGAATGGAAAACAACGCGCGGAAAGAGAACCAGGAGGTGTACGTCGATGCGGAGCGGGGTGTACCTGCCCAGTTCGGCCACGGTGAGTTCCCATCTTCGCACTCTTGTTGTAACGCGACCGAACGATCGTTTAGATGCTTTTTGTAACGCGAGCATCGCAGGAATTGAATAAAAACTCTCCAAGTGAAGTCCTGTGCGCGCTGCGCCGCCGGTGCGCGCTGCGCTGCGCCGCCGGTGCGCGCTGCGCCGCCGGGGCGTCTTCTGAAGGCATCCTTCTGCTAAAATACGCATGAATGTTTATGTAACACCGATTTTCTTACCCGTTTAATCTGCACTGGTtgtcacatatatatatatatatacatgtatgaaaATAACAAACACTCGAGATGACAAAGTTTTCTCTCCTCCTAATCCAACAGAAGGAACCCCAGCCACCCTCAAAACCGAAGCTTCCAACTCGGAATTTGCTTTTAACCCATGCGAGTGTCCAAAAGACACCTACACCCCCTCCTCGCTCGCCTACTCTGGCAGTTTCTATGTTGAAACATCTCAGGGAGCGCCGTGCAGCACCGAAACACTCCTCAATATGATCACGGAGATCGTGGGTATATCG carries:
- the mogs gene encoding mannosyl-oligosaccharide glucosidase; amino-acid sequence: MGKQRKRVIAGEMVSPPRRDEKPPAFHRKEKKKKVDIGKVFINISIGLCIFSLIWFFYALYMRSSLAKRVITLHPSPPVLDANSSSAKVSPERFWGSYRPQVYFGMKTRSPHSIVTGMMWLRQFSDTDMNLRHTCEQGDRLPGYGWLMHDGMTFGVQEIRDHDFTLTTEFVKRMGGDHGGDWTWRITAKQHSSAPQPPVISLMFYAAADTQGSLEAHVEERNRLASIAGFSEELGNFKISFRKPAAGELSNAKYASYNYLQTVSPGFEKLTDIVKHSLNRRFVYSPPSGEKRHYIAVDTYKPPHHPNQQKKADTRKESDFLVHQVTVQMPFQIEVLFESGSFHNRPNQLVGSVMTEELQRRKDDFNAKFEKTFGLERKGFSPGQIKFGKAALSNMLGGMGYFYGQSVVQSAYNEYPLLYPAGPLFTAVPSRSFFPRGFLWDEGFHQLLLSKWDPQVSREAIAHWIDLINVEGWIPREQILGDESRSKVPAEFVVQRNENANPPTLFLALQELLEQLSLNPEKVESQPTLPFLRRLFPRLKTWFEWYNNTQAGPQPNSYRWRGRDKDTNLFLNPKTLTSGLDDYPRASHPSADERHVDLHCWMALSSGIMASVARLLGEPHQQYELSHRLLSDNNLLNELHWSEQLHAFSDYGNHTHAVSLQREKVYVPPGQPRHQFPVTRLVRSVRRAPKLQYVNAFGYVSLFPFLLHILKPDSPQLEYILRDMRDSNKLWTPYGLRSLSKADPMYMERNTEHDPPYWRGPIWININYLAVRALHHYSITEGPYQEKAAALYEELRTNVINNVYGQHVETGYIWEQYSDTTGKGQGSHPFTGWSALTVLMMAEQY